Proteins from a single region of Roseburia sp. 831b:
- a CDS encoding DUF2971 domain-containing protein encodes MGEFLNRINDYSCIMKNDTSDIVCLSHYTSNINALSNICSGEFWATDIKDFGDKCEGRLILQRVNEIISKINIFSDEQREYAYSLIGDDNKIENFISEHRTAVLSMCLDTDSEYLWNNYARENGYNIIFDKRAFVDSLYFFTKKEERKDKNCIKHSKIVYDTNKQVEIIKKEINDLMAVKDITFDDDTKIECILRHLMYVGNFYKREYDLNNQYKDEQEYRFLINTVVPTEKHPEIKEMIPKYCYNEKNNCHYNIINFDRKSIKTIVCNSRKAQEGIENIITDIPIVLRANF; translated from the coding sequence ATGGGGGAATTTTTAAATAGAATTAATGATTATAGTTGCATAATGAAAAACGATACTTCAGATATTGTTTGTTTGAGTCATTATACATCAAACATAAATGCCCTTAGTAATATTTGCAGTGGCGAATTTTGGGCTACAGATATAAAAGACTTTGGCGATAAATGTGAAGGAAGATTGATTTTACAACGCGTAAACGAAATCATTTCAAAAATAAATATATTTTCTGATGAACAAAGAGAATATGCATACAGTTTAATTGGTGATGATAATAAAATTGAAAATTTTATTAGTGAGCATAGAACAGCAGTTTTATCAATGTGTTTGGATACTGATTCTGAATATCTTTGGAACAATTATGCAAGAGAAAATGGATATAATATTATTTTTGATAAAAGAGCATTTGTGGATAGCTTATACTTCTTTACTAAAAAAGAAGAAAGAAAGGATAAAAATTGTATCAAACACTCAAAAATTGTTTATGACACTAATAAGCAGGTTGAAATAATAAAAAAAGAAATCAATGATCTGATGGCGGTAAAAGATATTACATTTGATGATGATACAAAAATTGAGTGTATACTTCGTCATTTAATGTATGTTGGCAATTTTTATAAGCGAGAATATGATTTGAACAATCAGTATAAAGATGAACAAGAATATAGATTTTTAATCAATACTGTTGTACCAACAGAAAAGCATCCAGAAATAAAAGAAATGATTCCTAAATATTGTTATAACGAAAAAAACAATTGTCATTACAATATTATAAATTTTGATAGGAAATCTATAAAAACTATAGTATGTAATTCAAGAAAAGCCCAAGAAGGTATTGAAAATATTATTACAGATATACCTATTGTGCTTAGAGCAAATTTTTAA
- a CDS encoding cobyrinate a,c-diamide synthase, translated as MQLRKGVVLAAPKSGSGKTLITCAMIEALKEKEVPVVSYKCGPDYIDPMFHRTILGVPGGNLDTFFTGEADTRNLFLAQTKKEAFAVVEGVMGLFDGLGGIKEEASTYHLAKTISLPVVLIVDAHGMGRSILSILAGFLSYDKEHLIKGVILNRVSKMFFASLANLIESELDIQVLGYFPEQKELHLESRHLGLKMPQEKKNLKEQVRVAAKSLAETVDLEALLALGSASVRESDLPGENDVKEDRQIRLTGAATHEIVKKNTILAVAYDEAFCFYYQENLRALEQAGFSLQFFSPVHDQKLPEGASALLLGGGYPELFAKELSENQEMMQSIVTAIRDGMPSVAECGGFMYLHRTLTTEDGVTYPMCNILPADCSYQGKLVHFGYAAFQEEKPLFLKKGETIKGHEFHYFDSTENGMSCKAVKPTGKREWNCVHAGDNHWWGFPHLYYPSNPDFVAHFYQKALEYADSCEKASPQA; from the coding sequence ATGCAGTTGCGAAAAGGCGTTGTTCTTGCAGCACCCAAAAGTGGAAGTGGGAAAACCCTGATTACCTGTGCCATGATTGAGGCATTAAAAGAAAAAGAGGTTCCGGTTGTCTCCTACAAATGTGGACCAGATTATATTGATCCGATGTTTCACCGGACGATTCTTGGCGTCCCGGGTGGAAATCTGGACACCTTTTTTACAGGGGAAGCAGATACACGAAACCTGTTCCTGGCGCAGACAAAAAAGGAAGCTTTTGCAGTGGTGGAGGGTGTCATGGGACTTTTTGACGGTCTTGGCGGCATAAAAGAAGAGGCATCCACGTATCACCTGGCAAAAACGATTTCGCTTCCGGTTGTGCTTATTGTAGATGCACACGGAATGGGAAGATCCATTCTGTCGATTTTAGCAGGTTTTTTATCTTACGATAAGGAACATCTGATAAAAGGTGTTATTTTAAACCGGGTCAGCAAGATGTTTTTTGCATCCCTAGCGAACCTGATTGAGTCAGAGCTGGACATCCAGGTGTTAGGATATTTCCCGGAGCAAAAAGAACTCCACTTAGAGAGCCGTCACCTGGGCTTAAAGATGCCTCAGGAAAAGAAAAATTTAAAAGAACAGGTGCGGGTTGCGGCAAAATCGTTGGCGGAAACGGTGGATTTAGAGGCGCTTCTTGCACTTGGAAGTGCGTCCGTGAGGGAATCCGACTTGCCAGGAGAAAATGACGTAAAAGAGGATAGGCAAATCCGGTTGACCGGTGCAGCCACACATGAGATTGTGAAAAAAAATACAATCCTTGCGGTTGCCTATGATGAGGCCTTTTGCTTTTATTATCAGGAAAATCTAAGGGCATTAGAGCAGGCTGGATTTTCACTTCAGTTCTTTTCGCCGGTTCATGATCAAAAACTTCCAGAAGGTGCGAGCGCACTTTTGCTGGGTGGTGGTTACCCGGAACTTTTTGCAAAAGAATTGTCCGAAAATCAGGAGATGATGCAATCCATAGTGACTGCGATTCGGGATGGAATGCCATCTGTCGCAGAATGTGGAGGTTTTATGTACCTGCATCGGACGTTGACGACGGAAGATGGTGTGACATATCCGATGTGCAACATTTTGCCGGCAGATTGCAGTTATCAAGGAAAGCTGGTACACTTTGGGTATGCAGCTTTTCAAGAGGAAAAACCTCTTTTTTTGAAAAAAGGGGAGACGATAAAAGGGCATGAATTCCATTATTTTGATAGCACTGAGAATGGAATGAGCTGCAAAGCGGTGAAGCCAACCGGAAAAAGAGAATGGAACTGTGTGCACGCAGGGGATAATCATTGGTGGGGATTTCCACACTTGTACTATCCGTCAAATCCAGATTTTGTGGCACACTTTTATCAAAAAGCGCTGGAGTATGCAGATTCATGCGAAAAAGCCAGTCCACAAGCTTAG
- a CDS encoding DUF1266 domain-containing protein translates to MEKMEVRVSLKKRVLVTLIPLMCMVGVILDASLELFMEYSPLLDAIERDIFFLILGGAILSIPFIIKVNRKKITVDGNTLWITPAIGCKKSVSIYDVKICSVGKKIKLYDDKSYLMVEYEASDDPKKIILNALQRNSRCRYNFFVKKQAPIVANANDMIVRNYIRTGEVVVSSQRADEIASQAVPYDMESVPEQPVLVESEIQRIKRIARWNVFLKVMIFILFFICIFGFRSICLAILCMFLNAGVGILKEYRIFNVVKRTYYRVDAVAVSEEVTQVDSRTRERHVMYEFMDKKGQKRRLLSDSVITDDIPWGSEKGERKYLWYSPLSDYLLDRDELKFHVFKASKKLPFGRWLKKHFILAIISVAAIIWIGFQGYKYFQVEWYEMTSDGRKLQLEWSGNDDENRENAQEAMESTGMEKSDYEEWLKYAYYPYFHEQGISEEDYEKLDIKERKLSGYKDDIEDIKENLEQNWGIYNRSTLIKVTNSVLEKGDKYTYEKYLEKMNGMDYDPTKYYQYDDVLGYEGADKAYKNIGDAGVDSWDYCRCIRMYAMSYVCGYISYDEYLLHSAPIVKYLQNEYTSWEQMYESYYYGYLVFNGRIENKIVYKTGYKQYTQMAYSAKVKFK, encoded by the coding sequence ATGGAAAAGATGGAAGTACGGGTTTCTTTAAAAAAGAGAGTTTTGGTAACACTGATTCCACTGATGTGCATGGTGGGAGTAATTTTGGATGCAAGTTTAGAATTGTTTATGGAATATAGTCCACTTCTGGATGCAATAGAAAGAGATATTTTCTTTCTGATCCTTGGCGGGGCAATTCTCTCAATTCCTTTTATTATAAAAGTGAATCGGAAAAAGATAACTGTGGATGGAAACACACTTTGGATAACTCCGGCAATCGGATGCAAGAAGAGTGTTTCCATATATGATGTGAAAATTTGTTCCGTTGGCAAGAAAATCAAATTATACGATGACAAATCATATTTAATGGTAGAATATGAAGCTTCGGATGATCCGAAAAAGATAATTTTGAATGCTCTGCAGAGAAATAGCCGGTGCAGGTACAATTTTTTTGTAAAGAAACAAGCTCCAATTGTGGCAAATGCAAATGATATGATAGTAAGAAATTACATAAGAACTGGGGAAGTGGTTGTTTCATCCCAAAGGGCAGATGAGATTGCTTCACAGGCTGTTCCATATGATATGGAGTCCGTTCCAGAACAGCCTGTACTTGTTGAGAGTGAAATTCAGCGCATAAAAAGAATTGCCAGATGGAATGTTTTCTTGAAAGTAATGATATTTATCTTGTTTTTTATCTGTATCTTTGGTTTTAGAAGTATTTGTCTGGCAATACTTTGCATGTTTTTGAATGCGGGCGTGGGAATATTAAAGGAATACAGAATATTTAATGTTGTAAAGCGCACCTATTACAGAGTAGATGCGGTTGCCGTATCGGAAGAAGTTACCCAGGTGGATTCCCGCACAAGAGAAAGACATGTTATGTATGAGTTTATGGATAAAAAAGGTCAAAAAAGGCGTTTGTTATCCGATAGTGTGATTACGGATGATATACCATGGGGCAGTGAAAAGGGAGAAAGAAAATATTTGTGGTATAGTCCGCTGTCGGATTATCTGTTAGACCGTGATGAACTTAAATTCCATGTTTTTAAGGCAAGTAAAAAACTACCATTTGGGCGTTGGCTAAAGAAGCATTTTATTTTAGCTATAATTAGTGTTGCTGCCATTATCTGGATTGGATTCCAGGGATATAAGTATTTTCAGGTGGAATGGTATGAAATGACTAGTGATGGCAGAAAGCTGCAGCTGGAGTGGAGCGGTAATGATGATGAGAACCGGGAAAATGCGCAGGAAGCAATGGAGTCAACCGGAATGGAGAAATCCGATTATGAAGAGTGGCTCAAGTATGCATATTATCCATACTTTCATGAACAGGGCATATCAGAGGAAGATTATGAGAAACTGGATATCAAAGAGAGAAAACTTTCTGGCTACAAAGACGACATCGAGGATATCAAGGAAAATTTAGAGCAGAACTGGGGCATTTATAATAGGAGTACATTGATAAAAGTTACCAATTCCGTGTTAGAGAAGGGGGATAAATATACCTACGAAAAATATCTGGAAAAGATGAATGGCATGGATTATGATCCAACCAAATATTACCAGTATGACGATGTATTAGGCTATGAAGGTGCAGACAAGGCATACAAGAATATCGGAGATGCGGGCGTGGATTCCTGGGATTATTGCAGATGTATCAGAATGTATGCCATGTCATATGTATGTGGATATATATCTTACGATGAATATTTGCTTCATTCTGCACCTATCGTTAAATACCTGCAAAATGAATACACCTCGTGGGAGCAGATGTACGAGAGTTACTACTATGGATATCTTGTTTTTAATGGAAGAATCGAAAACAAAATTGTATATAAAACGGGGTATAAACAATATACACAGATGGCTTATTCTGCAAAGGTGAAATTTAAGTAA
- a CDS encoding arginase family protein, with translation MEAAHLILDFSHVYCDEKIPKKEHVYWLDCSDIEECDLYCSERAEKEILARIEPYGIHGIHFLDSGNYHYVTGIMTEKIQQKFSLVVFDHHTDMQKPMIEHMTSCGDWVRKVFLKNHWLQQLILIGPKESDIRQVYDELSALGKREELQKKLITFSTEEICSGEDKKKIPKIQKNVPFYISVDKDILDEKYSETNWSQGKMSLPILEQLLSYFLESGNILGVDICGECQQGIPLPEYLRAEEINAKTNQKLFEFLTYYTK, from the coding sequence ATGGAAGCAGCGCACTTGATATTAGATTTTTCACATGTATATTGTGATGAAAAAATCCCAAAGAAGGAACATGTATACTGGTTGGATTGCTCCGATATAGAGGAATGTGACTTATATTGTTCGGAACGTGCAGAAAAAGAGATTCTTGCTCGAATAGAGCCATATGGAATACATGGAATTCATTTTTTGGATTCAGGAAATTATCACTATGTAACGGGAATTATGACAGAGAAAATTCAGCAGAAATTTTCATTGGTCGTATTTGACCACCACACCGACATGCAAAAGCCGATGATTGAACATATGACAAGTTGTGGAGACTGGGTCAGAAAAGTATTTTTGAAAAACCACTGGCTGCAGCAGTTAATCTTGATTGGACCAAAAGAAAGCGATATCAGACAAGTTTATGATGAACTGAGTGCTTTAGGAAAAAGGGAAGAATTACAGAAAAAGTTAATTACATTTTCAACAGAAGAGATTTGTTCTGGAGAAGATAAAAAGAAAATTCCAAAAATACAGAAAAACGTGCCATTTTATATCTCTGTAGATAAAGATATCTTAGATGAAAAATATTCGGAGACAAACTGGAGCCAGGGAAAAATGTCGCTTCCGATATTAGAACAACTGTTGTCCTATTTCCTGGAAAGCGGAAACATTTTAGGTGTTGATATATGTGGAGAATGTCAGCAGGGAATACCGTTACCAGAGTACTTGCGGGCGGAAGAAATTAATGCGAAAACGAATCAGAAATTGTTTGAGTTTTTAACATATTATACAAAATAA
- a CDS encoding peptide deformylase: MVKKIVKGQHIFARKAQPATEADKQVVTDLLDTLGANREICVGMAANMIGVNKAIIVVAAGPFAFAMVNPVITRKSGAYQTEEGCLSLDGVRPCTRYEEIEVDYLDSNFKKQHGKYTGWTAQIIQHEIDHCNGVVI; this comes from the coding sequence ATGGTAAAGAAAATTGTAAAAGGACAGCATATATTTGCAAGAAAGGCACAGCCCGCGACAGAGGCAGACAAGCAGGTTGTGACGGACCTGCTCGATACGTTAGGGGCTAATAGAGAAATCTGTGTTGGTATGGCTGCCAATATGATAGGGGTGAATAAGGCAATCATTGTTGTGGCAGCGGGACCGTTTGCATTTGCTATGGTTAATCCTGTTATCACCAGAAAATCAGGAGCATATCAAACAGAAGAAGGATGTCTTTCCTTAGATGGTGTGAGACCATGTACACGATATGAAGAAATTGAGGTCGATTATTTAGATTCCAATTTCAAAAAGCAGCATGGCAAATATACCGGATGGACGGCGCAGATTATTCAGCATGAAATCGACCATTGCAATGGGGTTGTGATTTAG
- a CDS encoding ATP-binding protein yields MEIKRDSYLEQLKIRKDNGMIKIITGIRRCGKSFLLFVLYKKYLLESGVDNDHIIEIALDGIENEELRDPQKCYQYIRDAMKDGQKYYLLLDEVQFMPRFEEVLNSLLRISNIDVYVTGSNSKFLSSDIVTEFRGRGDEVRIYPLSFAEFYAAFDGDYDDAWEEYMIYGGLPQVAQFSVERQKAEYLKNIFTNVYLKDVVERNRIQNVDEIGTLVDILASAIGSPTNPTKISNTFKSERGINYSNKTISNHIDYLEEAFLISKANRYDIKGRKYVGANLKYYFSDIGLRNARLNFRQQEPTHIMENIVYNELLIRGYNVDVGIVDVLKKNSEGKRVHKQLEVDFVVNQGNQRYYIQVAYDMVSEEKQAQEFNSFRNISDSFKKIVIVNGTKKPWRNDEGFVIMGMKYFLLNADSLEF; encoded by the coding sequence ATGGAGATTAAAAGAGATTCCTACCTTGAACAGTTAAAGATAAGAAAAGATAATGGCATGATAAAAATTATCACAGGAATTAGAAGATGTGGGAAATCGTTTTTGCTATTTGTATTGTATAAGAAATATTTGTTGGAGAGTGGTGTAGACAACGATCACATTATTGAGATTGCGTTGGACGGTATTGAAAATGAGGAATTGAGAGACCCGCAAAAATGTTATCAGTATATTAGAGATGCTATGAAGGATGGGCAGAAATATTATCTTCTTTTGGATGAGGTACAATTTATGCCTCGATTTGAAGAGGTGTTGAATAGTTTACTTCGTATTAGCAATATTGATGTGTATGTTACTGGAAGTAATTCGAAGTTTTTATCAAGTGATATTGTAACTGAATTTAGAGGAAGGGGAGATGAGGTAAGAATTTACCCGTTATCCTTTGCAGAGTTCTATGCAGCTTTCGATGGAGATTATGATGATGCATGGGAAGAGTATATGATATATGGTGGATTGCCACAGGTGGCACAGTTTTCTGTTGAGCGTCAAAAGGCAGAGTACCTGAAGAATATTTTTACCAATGTATATTTAAAGGATGTGGTAGAGCGAAACAGAATTCAAAATGTTGATGAAATAGGAACACTTGTAGATATTCTTGCTTCTGCAATAGGTTCCCCAACGAATCCTACCAAAATATCAAATACCTTTAAAAGTGAAAGAGGTATCAATTATAGCAATAAGACTATATCCAATCATATAGATTACCTCGAAGAGGCATTTTTGATTTCGAAAGCGAACCGGTATGATATTAAAGGCAGAAAGTATGTAGGGGCAAATCTGAAATATTATTTTTCTGATATAGGACTTAGAAATGCCAGACTGAATTTCAGGCAGCAGGAACCTACTCATATTATGGAGAATATCGTGTATAATGAGCTGCTTATCAGAGGCTATAATGTAGATGTTGGTATTGTAGATGTTTTGAAAAAGAATAGTGAAGGAAAGCGGGTTCATAAGCAGCTAGAGGTTGATTTTGTAGTTAATCAGGGAAACCAGAGATATTATATTCAGGTAGCGTACGACATGGTCTCTGAGGAAAAGCAAGCACAGGAGTTCAATTCATTCAGGAATATTTCAGATTCATTTAAGAAGATTGTTATCGTAAATGGAACGAAAAAGCCGTGGAGAAATGATGAAGGTTTTGTAATTATGGGTATGAAATATTTTCTGCTCAATGCGGATAGCCTGGAGTTCTAA
- the cobI gene encoding precorrin-2 C(20)-methyltransferase: protein MRKSQSTSLECVKSRRTSLKCTKSQRTSLERVKAGAEMESKMQQLQEKTGTLYGIGVGPGEPELLTYQAVKTIEACRTILFPSEPIEDCYAYQITKKMVPNLSAHPLLALPLPMTKDENRLKKAQDESFAKIEALLKEGQDVAFLTIGDPAVYSTFLYLQNRAKEEGYQTKMISGIPSFCAVAARLGISLGEKEEQIHIIPGSYEIEETKQFTGTRIYMKSGKSLEKLKEMLQKEQKIRPLEVYCVSNCGMENECVTEGIENLSSENGYLTIVIVKNKTKTLPNSSRFFENRACSYYPCHKGIEQLNCMFCYCPMYRMNPCPGKPEYWEKNGKTIKVCTNCTYPHQPENYDNIMKILSGKVTFGKQD, encoded by the coding sequence ATGCGAAAAAGCCAGTCCACAAGCTTAGAATGTGTAAAAAGCCGGCGCACAAGCTTAAAATGTACAAAAAGCCAGCGCACAAGCCTGGAACGTGTAAAAGCCGGCGCAGAAATGGAGAGTAAGATGCAACAATTACAGGAAAAAACGGGAACTTTATATGGAATCGGCGTCGGACCGGGAGAGCCGGAACTGTTGACGTATCAGGCGGTCAAGACGATAGAAGCCTGTCGGACCATTCTGTTCCCATCCGAACCGATTGAGGATTGCTATGCGTACCAGATTACAAAGAAAATGGTTCCAAACCTTTCCGCACATCCACTTTTGGCGCTGCCGCTTCCGATGACAAAGGATGAAAATCGGTTGAAAAAGGCGCAGGATGAAAGTTTTGCAAAGATAGAAGCGCTTTTAAAGGAAGGGCAGGACGTCGCCTTTTTGACCATCGGTGACCCGGCGGTGTATTCTACGTTTTTATATCTGCAAAATCGTGCGAAAGAAGAAGGATATCAGACGAAAATGATAAGCGGCATCCCATCTTTTTGTGCAGTTGCGGCAAGGCTTGGAATCTCTTTAGGGGAAAAGGAAGAACAGATTCACATCATTCCGGGTTCTTATGAAATCGAAGAAACCAAACAGTTTACGGGAACCAGAATTTATATGAAATCTGGAAAAAGTTTGGAAAAGCTCAAAGAAATGCTGCAAAAGGAGCAGAAAATCCGCCCGCTAGAGGTTTATTGCGTCTCAAACTGTGGCATGGAGAACGAATGTGTGACAGAAGGCATTGAGAATCTGTCATCCGAGAATGGCTACCTTACGATTGTGATTGTGAAAAATAAGACAAAGACACTTCCAAACAGCAGCCGTTTTTTTGAAAACAGGGCGTGTTCCTATTATCCTTGTCACAAAGGAATCGAACAGTTAAATTGTATGTTCTGCTACTGCCCAATGTACCGGATGAATCCTTGTCCCGGAAAACCGGAATACTGGGAAAAGAATGGAAAAACCATCAAAGTATGTACAAATTGTACCTATCCGCATCAGCCAGAAAATTATGATAATATTATGAAAATTTTGTCTGGGAAGGTGACGTTTGGGAAACAGGACTAA
- a CDS encoding glycerate kinase family protein translates to MKVVVAMDSFKGSLTSLEAGAAVSAGIHKVVPNAKVVVRPLADGGEGTVRALVEGMNGRLEKVWVTGPLGTPVEAEYGRIEESNTAIIEMSAAAGITLVCERERNPLNTTTFGVGELILDAIKKGCRHFMVGIGGSATNDGGVGMLQALGYEFLDCQNKQVPYGAKGLAMIEKISDCHVIPELKDCTFRIACDVTNPLCGEQGCSAVFGPQKGATLSMIAKMDQWLANYAKLTQEKYPKADRNEPGTGAAGGLGFAFLSYTNARLESGIKIVLEETKLESFLKDADLVITGEGRLDVQTVMGKAPAGVAEIAKRHKKKVIAFSGCVTEDAAVCNQYGIDAFFPILRTVSSLDEALNPKNAYQNMAATVEQVFRLIKCMED, encoded by the coding sequence ATGAAAGTTGTAGTTGCGATGGATTCGTTCAAAGGAAGCCTGACTTCACTTGAAGCTGGAGCCGCGGTATCGGCGGGAATTCACAAAGTAGTTCCAAATGCCAAGGTTGTGGTTCGACCATTAGCCGACGGGGGCGAAGGCACTGTCAGGGCATTAGTGGAAGGCATGAATGGAAGATTGGAAAAGGTGTGGGTGACGGGACCACTTGGTACGCCTGTGGAAGCGGAATATGGCAGGATAGAGGAGAGCAATACGGCAATCATAGAGATGTCTGCGGCCGCGGGAATCACGCTTGTTTGCGAAAGGGAACGAAATCCGTTAAATACAACTACATTTGGAGTTGGAGAGCTGATTCTGGATGCAATAAAAAAAGGCTGCCGTCACTTTATGGTTGGGATTGGAGGAAGCGCAACCAATGATGGAGGTGTAGGAATGCTGCAAGCCCTCGGCTACGAATTTCTGGACTGTCAGAATAAGCAGGTACCCTATGGCGCTAAAGGCCTTGCAATGATTGAAAAAATATCCGATTGTCATGTCATTCCAGAACTTAAGGATTGTACCTTTCGGATTGCCTGTGATGTGACAAATCCGCTGTGCGGCGAGCAGGGCTGCAGCGCTGTATTTGGTCCGCAAAAAGGTGCAACGTTATCCATGATTGCCAAGATGGATCAGTGGTTAGCCAACTATGCGAAGCTTACCCAGGAAAAATATCCAAAGGCAGATAGAAACGAACCCGGAACAGGCGCAGCCGGAGGACTCGGCTTTGCCTTTTTATCATATACAAATGCCAGATTAGAATCCGGGATAAAAATTGTTTTAGAGGAAACAAAACTGGAATCGTTTTTAAAGGATGCAGATCTTGTAATCACCGGGGAAGGAAGACTTGATGTGCAGACCGTAATGGGAAAAGCTCCGGCAGGAGTTGCAGAAATCGCAAAAAGACACAAGAAAAAAGTGATAGCTTTTTCAGGCTGTGTGACCGAAGATGCGGCAGTCTGTAATCAGTATGGGATTGATGCTTTTTTTCCAATTCTACGGACAGTATCTTCGTTAGATGAAGCATTAAATCCTAAGAATGCATATCAAAATATGGCCGCCACTGTTGAACAGGTATTTCGTCTTATCAAATGTATGGAAGATTAG